Proteins encoded together in one Candidatus Sulfotelmatobacter sp. window:
- a CDS encoding thiamine pyrophosphate-requiring protein has product MSATVSDFLIERLIAWGVKRIYGYPGDGINGIIAAIDRAHDRIDFVQVRHEEQAAFMATAHAKYTGELGVCLATSGPGAIHLLNGLYDAKNDHTPVLALAGHTATSAIGSEYQQEVDLHALYKDVASEYLVTVTNPAQARHAIDRAMRGALSERTVTALIFPKDVQEEKAIAQPPHAMNFTSSSIGIALGRMLPSDADLRRAADVLNAGSKVAILVGAGAFGAQEELIAVADRLQAGCAKALLGKAVLPDDLPWVTGTIGLLGTKASSDLMRECDTLLMVGTNYPYAQFLPRPGQARGVQIDVNGSRLGVRYATEVNLQGTARDTLAALYPLLAEQTDTSWRATIARHRDEQARVDAGRARISGTDGQVNPEDVFVELNRQLPDRCILSADAGTSTNWSARHLQMRRGMRWSLSGGLATMGSAVPYAIAAKFAFPDRVAIAITGDGAMQMNGMNELITVARYWKTWSDPRLVFVVANNRDLNQVTWEMRIESGAPDFPASQHLPDVSMAQFARTLGFEGIRVEHVDDLAAAFTRALAADRPAVVEVMTDPNISMLPPYIEPEQARSFTAAMLQHDPEAGPAIVQSVKGVLAGIMPGRGEKTKR; this is encoded by the coding sequence GTGTCTGCTACCGTCAGCGATTTTCTGATCGAACGCCTGATCGCTTGGGGCGTCAAGCGCATCTACGGCTATCCGGGCGACGGCATCAACGGCATCATCGCCGCAATCGATCGCGCGCACGATCGCATCGACTTCGTCCAGGTGCGTCACGAGGAGCAAGCCGCCTTCATGGCGACCGCGCACGCCAAGTACACCGGCGAGCTGGGCGTGTGCCTGGCGACCTCGGGTCCGGGCGCGATCCATCTGCTCAACGGGCTGTACGACGCGAAGAACGATCACACGCCGGTGCTGGCGCTGGCGGGTCACACCGCGACCAGCGCGATCGGCAGCGAGTACCAGCAAGAAGTCGACCTGCACGCGCTCTACAAAGACGTCGCGAGCGAGTATCTGGTCACGGTTACCAACCCGGCGCAAGCACGTCATGCCATCGATCGCGCGATGCGCGGCGCATTGTCCGAGCGCACGGTCACGGCGCTGATCTTCCCCAAGGACGTGCAGGAAGAGAAGGCGATCGCGCAGCCGCCGCACGCCATGAACTTCACCTCCTCGAGCATCGGGATCGCGCTCGGCCGCATGCTGCCGTCGGATGCCGACCTGCGGCGCGCGGCCGACGTCCTCAACGCGGGGAGCAAGGTCGCGATCCTGGTCGGAGCCGGCGCGTTCGGCGCCCAGGAGGAGCTGATCGCCGTCGCGGATCGGCTGCAAGCGGGCTGCGCGAAGGCGCTGCTCGGCAAGGCCGTGCTGCCCGACGACTTGCCCTGGGTGACCGGCACGATCGGATTGCTCGGCACCAAGGCCTCGAGCGACCTGATGCGCGAGTGCGACACGCTGCTGATGGTCGGGACGAACTATCCGTACGCGCAGTTCTTGCCGCGGCCGGGTCAGGCACGGGGCGTGCAGATCGACGTCAACGGCTCGCGGCTGGGCGTGCGGTACGCCACCGAGGTCAACCTGCAAGGGACCGCGCGCGACACGCTGGCCGCGCTGTATCCGTTGCTGGCCGAGCAGACCGACACGTCGTGGCGGGCGACGATCGCCCGGCACCGCGACGAACAAGCGCGCGTCGACGCCGGCCGCGCGCGTATTTCGGGCACCGACGGGCAGGTCAACCCGGAGGACGTCTTCGTCGAGCTGAACCGGCAGCTGCCCGATCGCTGCATCCTCAGCGCCGACGCCGGAACCTCGACGAACTGGTCGGCACGCCATCTGCAGATGCGGCGCGGCATGCGCTGGTCGCTCTCCGGCGGCTTGGCGACGATGGGCTCGGCCGTCCCGTACGCGATCGCCGCCAAGTTCGCGTTTCCCGATCGGGTGGCGATCGCCATCACCGGTGACGGCGCAATGCAAATGAACGGCATGAACGAGCTGATCACGGTCGCCCGCTACTGGAAGACCTGGAGCGATCCGCGGCTCGTGTTCGTGGTGGCCAACAACCGCGACCTCAACCAGGTGACCTGGGAGATGCGCATCGAGAGCGGCGCGCCGGACTTCCCGGCCTCGCAGCACCTGCCCGACGTCTCGATGGCGCAGTTCGCGCGCACCCTGGGCTTCGAGGGCATCCGCGTGGAGCACGTCGACGACCTGGCGGCGGCGTTCACGCGCGCGCTGGCCGCCGATCGTCCGGCGGTGGTCGAGGTCATGACCGATCCGAACATCTCGATGCTGCCCCCGTACATCGAGCCGGAGCAGGCGCGCAGCTTCACGGCTGCGATGCTGCAGCACGATCCCGAGGCGGGGCCGGCCATCGTGCAGTCCGTCAAGGGCGTCTTGGCCGGCATCATGCCGGGCCGCGGCGAGAAAACGAAGCGGTGA
- the carB gene encoding carbamoyl-phosphate synthase large subunit, producing the protein MSRRTVMVIGSGPIVIGQAAEFDYAGVQACRALREEGHRVVLVNSNPATIMTDPEIADAVYLEPLTVASVERIIARERPDALLPTLGGQTGLNLAVELAEAGVIEKYDVELLGTPLDTIKLAEDRERFKAKMIEIGEPVPRSEIVTQVEEGVAFAAEVGYPLVVRPAYTLGGTGGGIVRDEAELRATLRTGLDASLIHQALVETSLLGWKEIEYEVLRDRAGNCIVVCNMENIDPVGVHTGDSIVVAPSQTLSDLDYQMLRTASINVIRALNVQGGCNIQFALHPDRNEYQIIEVNPRVSRSSALASKATGYPIAKISTKIALGQTLDEIPNPVTGGRTKAAYEPTLDYCIVKFPRWPFDKFPLADFRLGTQMKSTGEAMGIGRTFKAALMKAVRGLDLKFETLTGGTYEQWSDDELERATTEPTHDRLFAVTELLRRGRDLDALHALSTIDRFWLWEFAELVALEERLRAGANDADLTAAVRAGYSSRGIASLTGGATVLPDNGQFRMVDTAAAEFPARSPYYYLSRGESDEMRPAPGEAVVVVGSGPIRIGQGIEFDYSCVHAAWALRQAGRAAVVINNNPETVSTDFDVSDVLVFEPPGADEVEMVARATGARGVMLAFGGQTAINLAGQLAARGIAIVGSDRRSLDLAEDREKFEAVLEKLGVARPKGRAANTFREARAIAREIGFPVLVRPSYVLGGRGMEIVYNEGQLASYVESAPPITPGAPLLVDKYMRGREVEVDAVFDGDDVLIPGIFEHVERAGIHSGDSISVYPTQTVSDAMEARIATVTEAIARELGIRGLINIQFVIPAGTDELLIIEANPRASRTVPIISKATGINLVAAATRIALGEKLRDLPWGTGLAPKPNYVVVKVPVFSFAKMRGVETALGPEMKSTGEVLGIDETYAGALRKGFVGAGIRLPREGGRVLVSISDEEKGEAVDLMRRLVALGHTLVATPGTYDVLTANGILAERIDKIGEGTPDVLTIIQQRTVDLVINDFRTGRGPTDNYRIRRAAVEASIASLTSLDTARALVTALESEAGPPRSLQEYQAAHRGALAT; encoded by the coding sequence ATGTCCCGGCGAACCGTCATGGTGATCGGCTCGGGCCCGATCGTCATCGGGCAGGCCGCCGAGTTCGACTACGCCGGCGTGCAAGCGTGCCGGGCGCTGCGCGAGGAAGGCCACCGGGTCGTCCTCGTCAACTCCAACCCGGCCACCATCATGACCGATCCGGAGATCGCGGACGCGGTCTACCTCGAGCCGTTGACGGTCGCGTCGGTCGAGCGGATCATCGCGCGGGAGCGCCCCGACGCGCTGCTGCCGACGCTGGGCGGGCAGACGGGGTTGAACCTCGCCGTCGAGCTGGCCGAGGCCGGCGTCATCGAGAAGTACGACGTGGAGCTGCTCGGGACGCCGCTCGACACGATCAAGCTGGCCGAAGACCGCGAGCGCTTCAAGGCCAAGATGATCGAGATCGGCGAGCCGGTGCCGCGCTCGGAGATCGTCACCCAGGTCGAGGAAGGCGTCGCGTTCGCGGCCGAGGTCGGCTATCCGCTGGTCGTGCGCCCGGCGTACACGCTGGGCGGGACCGGCGGCGGCATCGTGCGCGACGAGGCCGAGCTGCGGGCGACGCTGCGCACGGGTCTGGACGCCTCGCTGATCCACCAGGCGCTGGTCGAGACCTCGCTGCTGGGCTGGAAAGAGATCGAGTACGAAGTCCTGCGCGACCGGGCCGGCAACTGCATCGTCGTGTGCAACATGGAGAACATCGATCCGGTCGGCGTGCACACCGGCGACTCGATCGTGGTCGCGCCCTCGCAGACGCTCTCCGATCTCGACTACCAGATGCTGCGCACCGCCAGCATCAACGTCATCCGCGCGCTCAACGTGCAGGGCGGCTGCAACATCCAGTTCGCGCTGCACCCCGATCGCAACGAATACCAGATCATCGAGGTCAACCCGCGCGTCTCACGCAGCTCGGCGCTGGCCTCCAAAGCGACGGGCTATCCGATCGCCAAGATCTCGACCAAGATCGCGCTCGGCCAGACGCTCGACGAGATCCCCAACCCGGTCACCGGCGGCCGAACGAAAGCCGCCTACGAACCGACGCTGGACTACTGCATCGTGAAGTTCCCGCGCTGGCCGTTCGACAAGTTCCCGCTGGCGGATTTCCGGCTCGGCACGCAGATGAAGTCGACCGGCGAGGCGATGGGGATCGGCCGCACGTTCAAAGCGGCGCTGATGAAAGCCGTGCGCGGCCTGGACCTCAAGTTCGAGACGCTGACCGGCGGCACGTACGAGCAGTGGAGCGACGACGAGCTCGAGCGCGCGACGACGGAGCCGACGCACGACCGGCTGTTCGCGGTGACCGAGCTGTTGCGCCGCGGCCGCGACCTCGACGCGCTGCACGCGCTCTCCACGATCGACCGCTTCTGGCTGTGGGAGTTCGCCGAGCTGGTGGCCCTCGAAGAGCGGTTGCGGGCCGGCGCGAACGACGCCGATCTCACCGCGGCGGTCCGGGCGGGGTATTCCTCGCGCGGCATCGCCTCGTTGACCGGCGGCGCCACCGTGTTGCCGGACAACGGGCAGTTCCGCATGGTCGACACCGCGGCGGCCGAGTTCCCCGCGCGCTCGCCCTACTATTACCTCTCGCGCGGCGAGAGCGACGAGATGCGCCCCGCGCCCGGCGAAGCGGTCGTCGTGGTCGGCAGCGGTCCGATCCGCATCGGCCAAGGGATCGAGTTCGACTACTCGTGCGTGCACGCGGCCTGGGCGCTGCGCCAGGCCGGCCGCGCCGCGGTCGTCATCAACAACAATCCCGAGACCGTCTCGACCGATTTCGACGTCTCCGACGTGCTGGTGTTCGAGCCGCCGGGCGCCGACGAGGTCGAGATGGTCGCGCGCGCGACCGGCGCGCGAGGCGTCATGCTCGCGTTCGGCGGACAAACGGCGATCAATCTGGCCGGCCAGCTGGCGGCGCGCGGCATCGCGATCGTCGGCAGCGACCGCCGTTCGCTCGACCTGGCCGAGGATCGCGAGAAGTTCGAAGCGGTACTCGAGAAGCTGGGCGTCGCGCGCCCCAAGGGACGCGCCGCCAACACGTTCCGCGAAGCGCGCGCGATCGCGCGCGAGATCGGCTTCCCGGTGCTGGTGCGGCCGTCGTACGTGCTGGGCGGCCGCGGCATGGAGATCGTCTACAACGAAGGCCAGCTGGCCTCGTACGTCGAGTCCGCTCCGCCGATCACGCCCGGCGCGCCGCTGCTGGTCGACAAGTACATGCGCGGCCGCGAGGTCGAGGTCGACGCGGTGTTCGACGGCGACGACGTCCTGATTCCGGGCATCTTCGAGCACGTCGAGCGCGCCGGCATCCATTCCGGTGACTCGATCAGCGTCTACCCGACGCAGACGGTCTCCGACGCGATGGAGGCGCGCATCGCCACCGTCACCGAGGCGATCGCGCGCGAGCTGGGCATCCGCGGGCTGATCAACATCCAGTTCGTCATCCCGGCCGGCACCGACGAGCTGTTGATCATCGAGGCCAACCCGCGCGCCAGCCGCACGGTGCCGATCATCTCGAAGGCGACCGGGATCAACCTGGTCGCGGCGGCGACGCGCATCGCACTGGGTGAGAAGCTGCGCGATCTGCCCTGGGGCACCGGCTTGGCGCCCAAGCCGAACTACGTCGTCGTCAAAGTGCCGGTCTTCTCGTTCGCCAAGATGCGTGGCGTCGAGACCGCCCTCGGGCCGGAGATGAAGTCGACCGGTGAGGTGCTGGGGATCGACGAGACGTACGCCGGCGCGCTGCGCAAGGGCTTCGTCGGTGCCGGCATTCGGCTGCCGCGCGAGGGCGGGCGCGTGCTCGTCTCGATCAGCGACGAGGAGAAGGGCGAAGCCGTCGACCTGATGCGGCGCCTGGTCGCGCTCGGCCATACGCTGGTCGCCACGCCCGGCACGTACGACGTGCTGACCGCCAACGGCATCCTCGCCGAGCGGATCGACAAGATCGGCGAGGGCACGCCCGACGTGCTGACGATCATCCAGCAGCGCACCGTCGATCTGGTCATCAACGACTTCCGCACCGGTCGCGGTCCGACGGACAACTACCGCATCCGCCGCGCGGCCGTCGAGGCGTCGATCGCTTCGCTGACCTCGCTCGACACCGCGCGCGCGCTCGTCACCGCGTTGGAGTCCGAAGCCGGGCCGCCCCGCTCGCTGCAAGAGTACCAAGCGGCGCACCGCGGAGCGCTCGCGACCTAG
- a CDS encoding NTP transferase domain-containing protein, whose protein sequence is MRAVITAGGTVDGAFAEAIGTPVKALAPWGTGTLLDAVLAACAGAGVERTAVVGGAAVRAHLAGRDDVRVLDAVDDGSVNVLHALDAWPGERIVYLTSDLPFAGSAGVRDLIARSAPYALTMGIAGAGAYRARFPGAADRAVRLGRERVVNACGFVIAPEAVAPLRGFATRFFAARKSLLRMALLLGPAMTLRFALRRLEVAGVEAFAARRLGIPVGAIRDCDPGLCYDVDALDDYRYACALRA, encoded by the coding sequence ATGCGTGCCGTCATCACCGCCGGCGGAACCGTGGACGGCGCGTTCGCCGAGGCGATCGGCACGCCGGTCAAAGCGCTCGCGCCGTGGGGAACCGGGACGCTGCTCGATGCCGTGCTCGCCGCATGTGCCGGTGCGGGCGTCGAACGCACGGCGGTCGTTGGCGGCGCGGCCGTGCGCGCGCACCTCGCGGGGCGCGACGACGTGCGCGTGCTCGACGCCGTCGACGACGGATCCGTCAACGTGCTGCACGCGCTCGACGCGTGGCCCGGCGAACGCATCGTCTACCTGACCTCGGACTTGCCGTTCGCCGGCAGCGCGGGCGTGCGCGACCTGATCGCGCGCAGCGCGCCCTACGCGCTCACCATGGGCATCGCCGGCGCGGGCGCGTATCGCGCGCGCTTCCCCGGCGCGGCGGATCGCGCGGTGCGGCTGGGACGCGAGCGGGTCGTCAACGCCTGCGGTTTCGTGATCGCGCCCGAGGCGGTCGCGCCGTTGCGCGGCTTCGCGACGCGGTTCTTCGCGGCGCGCAAGAGCTTGCTGCGGATGGCCCTGCTGCTCGGCCCGGCGATGACGCTGCGCTTCGCGCTGCGGCGGCTCGAGGTGGCCGGCGTCGAAGCGTTCGCGGCGCGGCGACTGGGCATCCCCGTCGGCGCGATTCGCGATTGCGACCCCGGACTCTGTTACGACGTCGACGCGCTCGACGACTACCGGTACGCGTGCGCGCTGCGCGCTTAG
- a CDS encoding FAD-binding and (Fe-S)-binding domain-containing protein, whose protein sequence is MLIDLIAGVERTRLAALTPPPSGARPDARGAWHGDTAALEAALRARVAGEVRFDAGSRALYATDASNYRQVPIGVVVPRDADDVLAALAVARTFGAPILARGGGTSLAGQCCNVAVVLDCSKYFNRILEINPEEGWARVEPGLVTDELNKAVAQYGLIFGPDPATHDHNTYGGMIGNNSCGMHAQMAGKCEENVLELDVVTYDGVRLTVGPTSDAELAALCGRADRVGDLYRQMRAIRDAYAEEIRRVFPDIPRRVSGYPLQELLPEHGFNVARALVGTECTCAFVLSAKVRLVHNPAHRVLLVLGFADIFEAADRVPQINAFRPLALEGLDETLIDDMRLKKIELQDMQLLPRGAAWLMAEFGDDDKDAAIAAAQACQHALRGEYEHAILHADRAPQQDLKELREAALGASTKRPNKPENHEGWEDSAVPPDKLGAYLRDLRALFDKYGYDSPMYGHFGQACVHCRITFDFASAPGVAAYRSFMLEAAHLIKRYGGSLSGEHGDGQAKAAYLNIMYSDAIVDAFRAFKHAWDPEHKMNPGKVVDPYPPESNLREGPHYEPWNPRTRLRFQQQDYGSFAYAANRCVGVGKCRRHEQGTMCPSYRVTREEMHSTRGRARLLFEMLEGEPLREGWQSEAVKEALDLCLACKGCKGDCPVNVDMASYKAEFLSHYYERKRRPIWAYAFGLIPWWAHLASFAPRVVNAVSQTPPFSSVAKALVRMAPRRTVPLFAEQSFRAWWRARGPRGEGRKGRVVLWADTFNTYLHATTAQHAVEVLEAAGYAVSVPAGTFCCGRPLYDYGMLDLAQIMLRQILDGLREEIEAGTPIVVLEPSCASVFVDELMNLLPDDEDAKRLSRQVTLLGDFLTRDPDWTPPQLDREAILHGHCHQKAERALGMAGTQRALERSGVRARFLDDGCCGMAGAFGFEAGEHYDVSIAAGELAYLPAVREAPPEQLVVADGFSCREQVMQTGERQPLHLADVLWLALHPGAHRAGAYPESAAMPDRRAQRRRAQRDAAVGLAAATLVLGGVLGTLIARGRR, encoded by the coding sequence GTGCTGATCGACCTCATCGCCGGCGTCGAACGGACGCGGCTGGCCGCGCTGACGCCGCCGCCGTCCGGGGCACGGCCGGACGCGCGCGGCGCCTGGCACGGTGATACGGCGGCCCTCGAGGCCGCGTTGCGCGCGCGGGTGGCCGGCGAGGTCCGGTTCGACGCCGGCAGTCGCGCGCTCTACGCGACCGACGCGTCGAACTACCGCCAAGTGCCGATCGGCGTGGTCGTCCCGCGCGACGCCGACGACGTGCTGGCCGCGCTCGCGGTGGCCCGTACGTTCGGCGCGCCGATCTTGGCGCGCGGCGGCGGGACCTCGCTGGCCGGGCAGTGCTGCAACGTCGCCGTCGTGCTGGATTGCTCGAAATACTTCAACCGGATCCTGGAGATCAACCCCGAGGAAGGCTGGGCACGCGTCGAGCCGGGCTTGGTGACCGACGAGCTGAACAAAGCGGTCGCGCAATACGGCTTGATCTTCGGACCCGACCCGGCGACGCACGATCACAACACGTACGGCGGGATGATCGGCAACAACTCGTGCGGGATGCACGCGCAGATGGCCGGCAAGTGCGAGGAGAACGTCCTCGAGCTCGACGTGGTCACCTACGACGGCGTGCGGCTCACCGTCGGTCCGACGAGCGACGCCGAGCTGGCGGCGCTGTGCGGGCGAGCGGACCGGGTGGGAGACCTCTACCGCCAGATGCGCGCGATTCGCGACGCCTACGCCGAGGAGATCCGGCGCGTCTTTCCCGACATCCCGCGCCGCGTTTCGGGTTATCCGCTGCAGGAGCTGCTGCCCGAGCACGGCTTCAACGTCGCCCGCGCCCTGGTCGGAACGGAGTGCACCTGCGCGTTCGTGCTCTCGGCGAAGGTGCGGCTCGTCCACAACCCGGCGCATCGCGTGCTGCTGGTGCTCGGCTTCGCGGACATCTTCGAAGCGGCCGACCGCGTTCCGCAGATCAACGCGTTCCGCCCGCTGGCGCTCGAGGGGCTCGACGAGACGCTGATCGACGACATGCGGTTGAAGAAGATCGAGCTGCAGGACATGCAGCTGCTCCCGCGCGGCGCGGCGTGGCTGATGGCCGAGTTCGGCGACGACGACAAGGACGCGGCGATCGCAGCCGCGCAGGCGTGTCAGCACGCCTTGCGGGGCGAGTACGAGCATGCGATCCTGCACGCCGATCGCGCGCCGCAGCAGGACCTCAAGGAGCTGCGCGAAGCGGCGCTCGGCGCGTCGACGAAGCGGCCCAACAAGCCCGAGAACCACGAGGGCTGGGAAGACTCCGCCGTCCCGCCCGACAAGCTCGGCGCGTACTTGCGCGACCTGCGCGCGCTGTTCGACAAGTACGGCTACGATTCGCCGATGTACGGTCACTTCGGACAGGCCTGCGTGCACTGCCGGATCACCTTCGACTTCGCCAGCGCGCCGGGCGTGGCCGCGTACCGCTCGTTCATGCTCGAAGCCGCGCACCTGATCAAGCGCTACGGCGGATCGCTCTCCGGCGAGCACGGCGACGGGCAGGCCAAGGCCGCCTATCTGAACATCATGTACTCGGACGCGATCGTCGACGCGTTCCGCGCGTTCAAGCATGCCTGGGACCCCGAGCACAAGATGAACCCGGGCAAGGTCGTCGACCCGTATCCGCCCGAGAGCAACCTGCGCGAAGGCCCGCACTACGAGCCCTGGAACCCGCGCACGCGGCTGCGCTTCCAGCAGCAGGACTACGGCTCGTTCGCGTACGCGGCGAACCGGTGCGTGGGGGTGGGCAAATGCCGGCGGCACGAGCAGGGCACGATGTGTCCCTCGTATCGCGTGACTCGCGAAGAGATGCACTCGACGCGCGGCCGCGCGCGGCTGCTGTTCGAGATGCTGGAAGGCGAGCCGCTGCGCGAGGGCTGGCAGTCGGAGGCCGTCAAAGAGGCGCTCGACCTGTGCTTGGCCTGCAAGGGCTGCAAGGGCGACTGTCCGGTCAACGTCGACATGGCCTCGTACAAGGCCGAGTTCCTCTCCCACTACTACGAGCGCAAACGCCGGCCGATCTGGGCCTATGCGTTCGGGCTCATCCCGTGGTGGGCGCACCTGGCCTCGTTCGCGCCGCGGGTCGTCAACGCGGTCAGCCAGACGCCGCCGTTCTCGAGCGTGGCCAAGGCGCTGGTGCGCATGGCACCGCGGCGCACGGTGCCGCTGTTCGCCGAGCAGTCGTTCCGGGCGTGGTGGCGCGCGCGCGGTCCGCGTGGCGAGGGGCGCAAGGGCCGCGTCGTGCTGTGGGCCGATACGTTCAACACCTACCTCCACGCGACGACGGCGCAGCACGCGGTCGAGGTGCTCGAGGCGGCGGGTTACGCGGTCAGCGTGCCGGCGGGGACCTTTTGCTGCGGGCGCCCGCTCTACGACTACGGCATGCTCGACCTCGCGCAGATCATGCTGCGGCAGATCCTCGACGGGCTGCGCGAGGAGATCGAGGCCGGCACGCCGATCGTCGTGCTGGAGCCCTCGTGCGCCAGCGTCTTCGTCGACGAGCTGATGAACCTGCTGCCCGACGATGAGGACGCGAAGCGCCTGAGCCGCCAGGTCACGCTGCTCGGCGACTTCTTGACCCGCGATCCCGACTGGACGCCGCCGCAGCTCGACCGCGAGGCGATCCTGCACGGCCATTGTCATCAGAAGGCGGAGCGCGCGCTGGGGATGGCCGGGACGCAGCGCGCGCTCGAACGCAGCGGCGTGCGCGCGCGCTTCCTCGACGACGGCTGTTGCGGAATGGCGGGGGCGTTCGGCTTCGAGGCCGGCGAGCACTATGACGTCTCGATCGCGGCCGGTGAGCTGGCGTATCTGCCCGCGGTGCGCGAAGCGCCGCCGGAGCAGCTCGTCGTCGCCGACGGCTTCTCGTGCCGCGAGCAAGTGATGCAGACCGGCGAGCGGCAACCGCTGCACCTGGCCGACGTGCTGTGGCTGGCGCTGCACCCGGGGGCGCACCGGGCGGGAGCATATCCGGAGTCGGCCGCGATGCCCGACCGGCGCGCGCAACGACGCCGGGCGCAGCGCGACGCCGCCGTCGGCTTGGCGGCCGCGACGCTCGTGCTCGGCGGCGTGCTCGGCACGCTGATCGCACGGGGGCGCCGGTGA
- a CDS encoding SDR family oxidoreductase codes for MSGQRKVAVVTGASAGVGRAVVREYARAGYDVGLIARGVDGLAAAQREVEALGGRAHAVPTDVADADAVERAAAEIEAALGPIEVWTNVAFSSVFAEFVELTPAEYRRITEVSYLGYVWGTQAALRRMLPRDRGTIVQVGSALAYRSIPLQAAYCGAKSAIRGFTDSIRCELYHRRSKVRITMAILPAVNTPQFSWLRNKLPRKAQPVPPIYQPEVIARGVVWLAEHRRRELVIGWSALQALVGQILAPGYTDRYLGRTGYASQQYDGGDPPGRPDNLERPLPGDWGAHGAFDDRARTTSSQLWLSTHRATAGIACAAALVAVLATARRRG; via the coding sequence GTGAGCGGCCAGCGCAAGGTTGCGGTCGTCACCGGCGCTTCGGCCGGCGTCGGGCGCGCCGTCGTGCGGGAGTATGCGCGAGCCGGCTACGACGTCGGGCTGATCGCGCGCGGCGTCGACGGCCTGGCGGCGGCGCAGCGCGAGGTCGAAGCGCTGGGCGGCCGCGCCCACGCGGTCCCCACCGACGTCGCCGACGCCGACGCCGTCGAGCGCGCGGCCGCGGAGATCGAAGCCGCGCTCGGGCCGATCGAGGTGTGGACGAACGTCGCGTTCTCGAGCGTCTTCGCCGAGTTCGTCGAGCTGACGCCCGCGGAGTACCGGCGCATCACCGAGGTCAGCTACCTGGGCTACGTGTGGGGAACGCAGGCCGCGCTGCGGCGCATGCTGCCGCGCGATCGCGGCACGATCGTCCAGGTGGGTTCGGCGCTGGCTTACCGCAGCATCCCCTTGCAGGCGGCGTACTGCGGCGCGAAGTCCGCCATCCGCGGCTTCACCGACAGCATCCGCTGCGAGCTGTACCATCGCCGCAGCAAGGTCCGCATCACGATGGCGATCCTGCCGGCCGTCAACACGCCGCAGTTCAGCTGGCTGCGCAACAAGCTGCCGCGCAAGGCGCAGCCGGTTCCGCCGATCTACCAGCCCGAGGTCATCGCGCGCGGCGTGGTCTGGCTCGCCGAGCACCGGCGGCGGGAGCTCGTGATCGGGTGGTCGGCGCTGCAAGCGCTGGTCGGGCAGATCCTCGCACCGGGCTACACGGACCGCTACCTCGGTCGGACCGGCTACGCCAGCCAGCAGTACGACGGCGGCGACCCGCCGGGGCGGCCCGACAACCTCGAGCGGCCGCTGCCGGGCGACTGGGGCGCGCACGGCGCGTTCGACGACCGCGCGCGCACGACCAGCTCGCAGCTATGGTTGTCGACGCACCGCGCGACGGCCGGGATCGCGTGCGCCGCGGCGCTGGTCGCGGTGCTGGCGACGGCGCGCCGGCGCGGGTAG
- a CDS encoding enolase C-terminal domain-like protein — protein MSVAAAPAGTLPIDRITVSAYRIPTRTPESDGTARWSATTLALVELEAGGVVGTGWTYASAAAALFVHERLAEVVRGADALGVRALWRTLIDAVRNDDRPGLASYAIAAVDVALWDLCARLHGVPLCDLLGRARENVPVYGSGGFTSEDERSLCDQLAGWARDGFRAVKMKVGRDPQADPARVAAARRAIGPACALFVDANGAYDVPQALAMAERFAAHDVTWFEQPVDPANHAGLRRVRERAPAGMAISSGEYLTDSSDAARVAPNVDVLQADATRCAGYTGLAAIDGYCEVVRAPLSTHCAPALHLHVAAALLRLRHVEWFADHVRIERELFDGFVEPVGGVLRPDRSRPGHGLTFKRADAQRYAV, from the coding sequence GTGAGCGTCGCGGCGGCCCCGGCCGGGACGCTTCCGATCGATCGCATCACCGTCAGCGCGTATCGCATCCCGACGCGGACGCCGGAGTCGGACGGGACCGCGCGCTGGTCCGCCACCACGCTGGCGCTGGTCGAGCTCGAGGCCGGCGGCGTCGTCGGGACGGGGTGGACGTACGCCAGCGCGGCAGCGGCGCTGTTCGTGCACGAGCGGCTGGCCGAGGTCGTGCGCGGCGCCGATGCGCTCGGCGTGCGCGCGCTCTGGCGTACGCTGATCGACGCGGTGCGCAACGACGATCGGCCGGGCTTGGCGTCGTACGCGATCGCGGCGGTCGACGTCGCGCTGTGGGACCTGTGCGCGCGGCTGCACGGCGTTCCGCTGTGCGACCTGCTCGGCCGCGCGCGCGAGAACGTGCCGGTGTACGGCAGCGGCGGCTTCACCTCGGAAGACGAACGCTCGCTGTGCGACCAGCTCGCCGGCTGGGCGCGCGACGGCTTTCGCGCGGTGAAGATGAAGGTCGGCCGCGATCCGCAGGCCGATCCCGCGCGGGTCGCCGCGGCGCGGCGCGCGATCGGGCCGGCGTGTGCGCTGTTCGTCGACGCCAACGGCGCGTACGACGTACCGCAAGCGCTGGCGATGGCCGAACGGTTCGCCGCCCATGACGTCACCTGGTTCGAGCAGCCGGTGGATCCGGCCAATCACGCCGGCTTGCGCCGCGTGCGCGAACGCGCGCCGGCCGGCATGGCGATCAGCTCCGGCGAGTACCTCACCGACAGCTCCGACGCCGCCCGCGTCGCGCCGAACGTCGACGTGCTGCAAGCCGACGCCACCCGTTGCGCCGGGTACACCGGCCTGGCGGCGATCGACGGGTACTGCGAGGTCGTGCGCGCTCCGCTCTCGACCCACTGCGCGCCGGCGCTGCATCTCCACGTGGCCGCCGCGCTGCTGCGGCTGCGGCACGTCGAGTGGTTCGCCGATCACGTCCGCATCGAGCGCGAGCTGTTCGACGGTTTCGTCGAGCCCGTCGGCGGCGTGCTCCGGCCGGATCGCTCGCGCCCCGGCCACGGCCTGACCTTCAAGCGTGCGGACGCGCAGCGCTACGCCGTCTGA